A DNA window from Polynucleobacter sp. AP-Titi-500A-B4 contains the following coding sequences:
- a CDS encoding LPS-assembly protein LptD produces the protein MSHYRRRAGLCAPLFLAITLRVMMGAVLLQVALPTSAQAPAALPPVSQATQNFTLLPDRGNVTVLKLDDQLRVGKPIADGQALTFTSSDVIDGVVERDMHLKGRAQIRRNGAVLKADEITYNPDTDIADLLGNAELSKGNTTFKGPKGKFKVDAREGSMETPTYELRDTRGNGTAKKLTIENADIFVFDKATYTTCTPENMDWYFTASSLEIDNEQKEMVGTHGVMRFFDVPIAYVPYFTAPTSGERRSGLLAPVVGYNSNNGLDITQPYYVNIAPNRDLLLLPREMNHRGFMLGASYRFLDKEYSGVATGEYLPYDKQTGTDRWKYDWQQRQIFAGGVGPGGAPLPGSWNGYVNMARVSDSLYPTNFSQSIAGQVTSQFRQEVGTSKQLTGELSNWTVGAKAASFQTLQPDPNNLVQAPYNVLPNITAAYNSQLSPVVSDASGRYLALPTGPKTTFSTDYTRFAYALGSNFNAPPPGAYTQADRTVVKGALSLPQITPGYYITPTVSFQSNTYNATPYVSGSVPNAQGFTIPTFSLDSGLAFEREASELKGFFGRDMLLTMEPRAFYAFTPYQSQANTPVFDTADAGFGVSQIFTANTFIGNDRIADANAATIGLTSRMIEANTGAERANVTLAQKQQFTGQKVGLNGNIANPTTYSDTLGSASVRLLGNLSADMFGQYNTQLNRFVQTTVGASWRPTPGRSLNFGYRNVWSPPIQASIQNNQTATASATTTDQYNISGQWPITREVSVLGRWGYDALTVKTLNTLVGLEWTRDCWTFRGAYSQAVNTSLITTTQVLFQIEFRGFASAGSNPVDIMKLNVPGYMPTSKPIAPSIYENYQ, from the coding sequence ATGAGTCATTATCGCCGTCGCGCCGGCCTTTGCGCCCCTCTTTTTTTAGCCATAACCCTGCGCGTAATGATGGGGGCGGTATTGCTTCAAGTCGCGCTTCCTACAAGCGCTCAAGCTCCTGCTGCCCTACCTCCAGTTTCACAGGCTACCCAAAATTTTACGCTTTTGCCCGATCGCGGAAATGTGACCGTTCTGAAGCTGGATGATCAATTGCGCGTGGGTAAGCCAATCGCCGATGGACAGGCCCTGACCTTCACCTCTAGTGATGTGATTGATGGTGTAGTTGAACGAGATATGCACCTCAAAGGTCGCGCGCAAATTCGACGAAATGGTGCCGTATTAAAAGCAGATGAAATTACCTATAACCCAGATACTGACATTGCAGACCTACTGGGTAATGCCGAGTTATCCAAAGGCAACACTACTTTCAAAGGCCCCAAAGGAAAATTCAAAGTAGATGCTCGCGAGGGCTCTATGGAGACCCCAACATATGAGCTCAGAGACACTCGTGGAAATGGTACGGCAAAAAAATTAACGATTGAAAATGCCGACATTTTTGTTTTTGATAAAGCCACCTATACCACTTGCACTCCAGAAAATATGGATTGGTATTTCACGGCAAGTAGCTTAGAGATTGATAACGAGCAAAAAGAAATGGTTGGTACCCATGGTGTGATGCGTTTCTTCGATGTACCCATTGCGTATGTTCCTTATTTCACCGCTCCAACGTCTGGAGAGCGCCGATCTGGATTATTAGCCCCAGTTGTTGGCTACAACTCTAATAACGGTTTAGATATTACTCAGCCTTATTACGTCAATATTGCCCCTAACCGCGATTTACTGTTATTGCCTCGCGAGATGAATCATCGCGGCTTTATGCTGGGTGCCTCATACCGTTTCTTGGATAAAGAATATTCTGGAGTGGCAACTGGCGAATATCTGCCCTACGACAAGCAGACTGGTACTGACCGCTGGAAATATGATTGGCAACAACGCCAAATTTTTGCTGGTGGTGTTGGGCCTGGCGGTGCCCCATTACCGGGTTCTTGGAATGGCTATGTGAATATGGCACGCGTCTCCGACAGTTTATACCCTACTAACTTTTCACAAAGTATTGCTGGACAGGTTACTAGTCAGTTTCGTCAAGAGGTTGGTACTAGTAAACAGTTAACTGGTGAGTTAAGTAATTGGACAGTTGGCGCTAAAGCGGCTAGTTTTCAAACATTACAACCTGATCCAAATAATTTAGTGCAAGCGCCTTATAACGTGCTGCCTAATATTACGGCCGCCTATAACAGCCAATTGAGTCCAGTAGTTTCGGATGCAAGCGGTAGGTATCTCGCATTACCTACGGGGCCAAAGACAACCTTCTCCACTGATTACACTCGCTTTGCTTATGCTTTGGGAAGTAACTTTAATGCGCCACCCCCAGGTGCATACACACAGGCAGATCGTACGGTCGTTAAAGGGGCTTTATCTCTCCCGCAAATTACTCCTGGCTATTACATAACGCCAACAGTGAGTTTTCAATCCAATACGTATAACGCTACCCCGTATGTATCAGGAAGCGTTCCGAACGCGCAAGGATTTACGATCCCGACATTTAGCTTGGATTCTGGATTGGCATTTGAGAGAGAGGCTTCTGAGTTGAAAGGCTTCTTTGGTCGCGATATGTTGCTCACTATGGAGCCAAGAGCATTCTATGCATTTACTCCGTATCAAAGTCAAGCCAATACGCCGGTATTTGATACGGCTGATGCGGGCTTTGGGGTGTCGCAAATTTTTACTGCAAATACTTTTATTGGTAATGATCGTATTGCGGATGCTAATGCTGCAACTATAGGCTTGACAAGTCGGATGATTGAGGCAAATACAGGCGCTGAGCGTGCTAACGTGACGCTTGCTCAAAAACAGCAATTCACGGGACAGAAGGTTGGATTAAATGGCAACATTGCTAACCCAACAACGTATTCTGATACCTTGGGTTCTGCTTCGGTTCGTCTCCTTGGCAACTTAAGTGCAGATATGTTTGGGCAGTACAACACCCAATTAAATCGTTTCGTGCAAACTACTGTTGGTGCAAGCTGGAGACCAACCCCGGGAAGAAGTCTGAACTTTGGATATCGCAATGTTTGGTCGCCCCCTATACAGGCGTCGATACAAAACAACCAAACTGCCACTGCTTCAGCAACTACTACTGATCAATATAATATTTCTGGGCAATGGCCGATTACACGGGAAGTTTCAGTCTTAGGACGCTGGGGCTATGATGCTTTAACTGTCAAGACATTGAATACCTTGGTTGGCTTGGAGTGGACAAGAGATTGCTGGACTTTCCGTGGTGCCTACTCGCAAGCTGTGAATACTTCCCTCATTACCACCACTCAGGTGCTGTTTCAGATCGAATTTAGGGGCTTTGCTAGCGCCGGTAGTAATCCAGTTGATATCATGAAGTTAAATGTTCCTGGGTATATGCCAACTTCCAAGCCTATTGCACCATCTATATATGAGAACTATCAATGA
- the rsmA gene encoding 16S rRNA (adenine(1518)-N(6)/adenine(1519)-N(6))-dimethyltransferase RsmA produces MHRARKRFGQNFLQDQGIIYSIVTLINPNPDMHVIEIGPGLGALTRHLLNNLDQLDLLEIDRDLVAYWNQENLKGLNVIEGDALKFNFDEWAQHRSEKAGLCKVVGNLPYNISSPLLFHLVSAATHIDEQVFMLQAEVVKRMVAQAGSSDFSRLSVMLQARYDMELVLEVPPEAFDPAPKVNSAVVRMIPRKDFNLTQAQWNSLEQVVAAAFSQRRKMLRTNLQAFADRLKLSEEELKARAQDISVDRYIQWAKLLAV; encoded by the coding sequence ATGCATCGCGCACGTAAACGATTTGGCCAAAATTTTTTACAAGATCAAGGCATCATTTATTCGATTGTGACCTTGATTAACCCCAATCCAGATATGCATGTCATCGAGATTGGTCCAGGACTAGGCGCACTTACTAGGCATTTACTAAACAATCTCGATCAACTTGACCTTCTGGAGATTGATCGAGATTTAGTCGCATATTGGAATCAGGAAAACCTGAAGGGGCTCAATGTAATTGAGGGTGACGCCCTTAAATTTAATTTCGATGAGTGGGCGCAGCATCGTTCAGAGAAAGCAGGTCTATGTAAGGTAGTGGGTAATTTGCCTTACAACATTTCTTCACCATTACTTTTCCATCTGGTATCTGCTGCAACGCATATTGATGAGCAGGTTTTTATGTTGCAAGCAGAGGTGGTTAAAAGAATGGTTGCTCAAGCTGGCAGCTCTGATTTCAGCAGGTTATCAGTGATGCTGCAGGCCCGTTATGACATGGAGTTGGTGTTAGAGGTTCCGCCGGAGGCTTTTGATCCAGCTCCTAAGGTGAATTCTGCAGTAGTACGAATGATTCCAAGAAAAGACTTCAACTTGACACAAGCTCAGTGGAACTCCTTAGAACAAGTAGTGGCTGCAGCTTTTTCACAGCGAAGAAAAATGTTGCGTACAAATCTACAGGCCTTTGCAGATCGGTTGAAGCTAAGCGAAGAGGAGCTCAAAGCTAGAGCTCAGGATATTTCAGTTGATCGCTATATTCAGTGGGCCAAGCTCTTAGCTGTTTAA
- the pdxA gene encoding 4-hydroxythreonine-4-phosphate dehydrogenase PdxA, with protein MPQAPTLVNLAITTGEPAGVGPEVSVAAAQQFLVEQPGAAITLIGDSSFLGVALDGSSDLSERLKIHSIPVSEPVSQGVLNPKNAQYVMNTLNEAIDGCLDGRFDAMITAPIQKSVMNLAGTPFTGHTEYLAQRCKAKQVVMMLCSTLPKGFLNLKTSRELRVALVTTHLPLQKVSVALSQESVLDTIQIVHRDLQAKFGLAKPMIRVAGLNPHAGESGYLGREEIEIIIPAIEQAKNLGINVSGPYPGDTMFDPGALESVDAFIAMYHDQGLAPFKFVTFGGGVNVTLGLPIIRTSVDHGTALDIAGKGLADSGSMLEALRLAYQLALNQKEAH; from the coding sequence ATGCCGCAAGCGCCGACCCTCGTTAATTTGGCAATCACTACCGGTGAGCCGGCTGGCGTTGGGCCTGAGGTTTCCGTGGCAGCCGCACAGCAGTTTCTAGTGGAGCAGCCAGGTGCAGCGATTACCTTGATTGGCGACTCTAGTTTTTTAGGAGTAGCGCTTGACGGCTCATCTGATTTATCTGAACGTTTAAAAATCCATAGCATTCCAGTTTCAGAGCCGGTGAGCCAGGGTGTCTTAAATCCAAAGAATGCTCAATACGTGATGAATACTCTGAATGAGGCTATTGACGGATGTTTGGATGGTCGTTTTGATGCCATGATTACCGCACCGATTCAAAAGAGTGTTATGAATTTGGCGGGCACCCCATTTACTGGGCATACAGAATATTTAGCTCAGCGTTGCAAGGCCAAACAAGTAGTGATGATGCTTTGCTCCACTTTGCCTAAGGGATTCCTAAATCTCAAGACATCAAGAGAATTGCGAGTTGCTCTTGTTACTACCCATTTGCCATTGCAGAAGGTTTCTGTTGCATTAAGTCAAGAGTCTGTACTTGACACGATTCAAATAGTACATCGTGATTTACAAGCAAAATTTGGGCTTGCTAAGCCGATGATACGGGTTGCGGGATTAAATCCACATGCTGGTGAATCTGGTTATTTAGGTCGCGAAGAAATTGAAATCATTATCCCTGCTATTGAGCAAGCAAAGAACCTGGGAATTAATGTTTCTGGCCCCTATCCTGGCGATACCATGTTTGATCCTGGTGCCCTGGAAAGTGTGGACGCATTTATTGCGATGTATCACGATCAAGGATTAGCACCATTTAAATTTGTTACTTTTGGTGGTGGAGTCAATGTCACATTAGGCCTGCCAATCATTCGTACTTCAGTAGACCATGGCACGGCTTTAGATATTGCTGGTAAAGGATTGGCAGACTCAGGCTCTATGTTAGAAGCCCTGCGATTGGCTTATCAATTGGCGCTCAATCAAAAAGAAGCGCATTGA
- a CDS encoding 1-acyl-sn-glycerol-3-phosphate acyltransferase: MVFIRSALFALFLLVFTPIWSVLCMLAFPFLSPENRYRFIGVWNKVVIWMLWHLCDIHYEIRGMEHMRTVLNQPVVILSKHQSAYETIAYIALLPKQLCFVFKRELLWIPFFGWALALLKMIHINRANKQTAALSVASQGRKRLSEGKWIMLFPEGTRTPRGSTKAYRKGGARLASATGALVIPIAHNAGSCWPKNSFLKKPGTVIFSIGPAITSEGKSGEELQQEVEGWIEAEMRVIDPSAYK; encoded by the coding sequence ATGGTCTTCATTCGCTCTGCTTTATTTGCATTATTTTTACTAGTCTTCACTCCCATTTGGTCAGTGCTGTGCATGCTGGCATTTCCATTTCTCAGTCCAGAAAATCGCTATCGCTTTATAGGCGTTTGGAACAAAGTAGTCATTTGGATGCTATGGCATCTCTGTGATATTCATTATGAGATTCGTGGCATGGAGCATATGCGTACGGTATTGAATCAACCCGTCGTTATTCTCAGCAAACATCAGTCTGCCTATGAAACGATTGCTTACATTGCCTTGCTGCCCAAGCAACTCTGCTTTGTATTTAAGCGGGAATTACTCTGGATCCCATTCTTTGGCTGGGCTTTGGCTTTACTGAAAATGATTCATATTAATCGCGCCAATAAACAAACCGCAGCACTGTCTGTAGCCAGCCAAGGACGCAAGCGCCTAAGCGAAGGTAAATGGATCATGCTGTTCCCAGAGGGCACACGGACACCAAGGGGCTCTACTAAGGCATACCGCAAGGGCGGGGCACGTTTGGCAAGCGCAACTGGGGCCTTGGTGATTCCAATCGCTCACAACGCCGGTAGCTGCTGGCCTAAGAATAGCTTTCTGAAAAAACCTGGCACAGTGATTTTTTCAATCGGCCCCGCAATTACTTCTGAAGGTAAGTCTGGTGAAGAGTTGCAGCAAGAAGTAGAAGGCTGGATTGAAGCTGAAATGCGAGTGATTGATCCGAGCGCTTATAAATAG
- a CDS encoding peptidylprolyl isomerase: MTFCRISLKSFICALIFLGISLTSVMTIAQDTSKANILADSKIRNIDGVAAVVNTGYVTRKEIDDRITALKKQGAKLPDDGSLRKIILERLIVEKIQLQNAEQEGVAVTGKELDKIIGDIAEKNKMSVAEFKAKVIASGSTFEKYKQLLRDDVMLTRYREREVEAKIKISDAEIDNFIAERTRAIGGGSSRSTPAAKGEPEEIDVAQIFIPVDASAGVSAQAEAKKKAEQLLRDAKGGGDFMQLGAMAAQENPKIKFQDLGYRAPDRLPQIFYEAIRNTGSGQVASAVLKSPAGYHVLKVMDRRSAVAGANPQQQAALQEASSGTPQNIPITQTLSRHILLRNRAGLTDQDAERRLAGYRDQVRAKTADFGELAKKFSEDGSAPNGGNLGWMGPGDLVPEFEQAMNRLQIGEVSNPVKTEFGWHLIQVLERREAQLTVEKQRQFARAAIRERKFEQAYQDWLRELRDTATVKILNVDDAASADPR; the protein is encoded by the coding sequence ATGACGTTTTGCAGAATTAGCCTGAAATCTTTTATTTGCGCACTGATCTTTTTGGGGATATCTCTTACCTCTGTAATGACGATCGCCCAAGATACATCAAAGGCAAATATCCTAGCTGATAGCAAAATTCGTAATATTGATGGTGTAGCTGCTGTCGTTAATACAGGCTATGTCACACGAAAAGAGATCGATGATCGAATTACGGCCCTCAAGAAACAAGGAGCAAAATTACCTGATGATGGCTCTTTACGAAAAATAATCTTAGAACGCTTGATTGTCGAAAAAATTCAGTTACAAAACGCTGAGCAAGAGGGTGTCGCAGTAACCGGTAAGGAGCTCGATAAAATTATTGGCGATATTGCTGAAAAAAATAAAATGAGCGTTGCTGAGTTCAAAGCCAAAGTCATTGCTTCTGGGAGCACCTTTGAAAAGTATAAGCAGCTGTTACGAGACGATGTCATGCTTACTCGATATCGTGAGCGCGAAGTTGAAGCAAAGATCAAAATCTCAGACGCAGAGATTGATAATTTTATCGCTGAAAGAACTCGTGCTATTGGTGGCGGATCTTCACGCTCAACCCCTGCTGCCAAAGGCGAGCCAGAAGAAATTGATGTAGCGCAGATTTTTATTCCAGTGGATGCTTCTGCTGGTGTAAGTGCTCAAGCTGAGGCAAAAAAGAAGGCTGAGCAGTTATTGCGTGATGCCAAAGGCGGCGGAGATTTTATGCAGCTTGGTGCAATGGCGGCTCAGGAGAACCCAAAGATCAAGTTTCAGGATTTAGGATATCGCGCGCCAGATAGGTTGCCACAAATATTTTATGAGGCTATTCGAAATACAGGCAGTGGTCAGGTTGCGAGTGCCGTACTCAAAAGTCCCGCTGGATATCATGTGCTTAAAGTGATGGATCGTCGATCTGCAGTTGCTGGAGCAAACCCTCAGCAGCAAGCTGCGCTACAAGAAGCTTCAAGTGGCACCCCACAAAATATCCCCATTACTCAAACCTTGTCGCGGCACATCCTATTGCGCAACCGTGCTGGCTTAACCGATCAGGATGCAGAGCGACGTCTTGCAGGGTATCGAGATCAAGTTCGAGCAAAGACTGCAGATTTTGGTGAGCTTGCTAAGAAATTTTCAGAGGATGGATCTGCGCCTAATGGTGGAAATTTAGGTTGGATGGGTCCTGGAGATCTAGTCCCAGAATTTGAGCAGGCAATGAATCGTTTGCAAATTGGCGAAGTCAGTAATCCCGTGAAGACCGAATTTGGTTGGCATTTGATTCAGGTCCTCGAGCGCCGCGAAGCTCAGTTGACTGTTGAAAAGCAACGTCAATTTGCCCGTGCTGCTATTCGTGAGAGAAAATTTGAGCAGGCTTATCAAGATTGGTTGCGCGAATTAAGAGATACCGCAACTGTCAAAATCTTGAATGTAGATGATGCCGCAAGCGCCGACCCTCGTTAA